ATTATCTGAATTCTTTAGAAGCAGATCATATTCACATTTACTAAACCAATTGATCATTTTGGTTGGTGTGAGTTTGTTATTTATATAATTAAAGGTTTGAATATCATTTCCATCTCCAACACTGTCATTGGTTACAATAAAATAGTGGTTTACCCCAAATTCATAAATTGATAATGTCCAAAACCCATCAACAACTTGAATTCCAATCGTATTTGGTTTTATATACTTAATATTATTATAGGCTTCTGTTGAATCAATTAAATAATTATTTTTCTCAATAAAATCAACCGTTTTCTTTCTATCCATTTCGCTCCATTCCCAACTGCTCATTGTAGTTTCTGGTACTGCTTTTAAAATGTTAAGTATCGTTTTGTTCTCATTATAATTAATGCGGATTGTATCTGTAAATTGTTTCTCGTTTTGGCGTTCAATGAAAACCTCAGATACCTGTTGGTTTTCTTTTAGGTTACTTTTTTCGGTTGAGTTCGATGTTGCATTTGTATTATAAGAACAAATAATAAGTGCTAAAAAGAGTAATCTGAATTTTTTGAAGATATTCATTGTTTTAAATATTACACTAGGTTTTTTTATTATTTAATTTTAACGTGATACGGCTTCCATAAGGTTGCCAAAGAGTATAGCTGTTGAAATTAAAATCACACCTATAATAATCAAGAGTATTACCAATTTTGATGTTGGGCGTTCTGATTTGAAATTTAGATAAATTCTCAAACATAAATAGAGAATAAGACTTATAAATAGAAGTGGTATTCCGATAAAGAAACTATCTCTAAATATGTATAGATCAAATGTATGTGTAAAAATGCCAGTTATTATAAATACTAAAGAAATAAGAATTAAAACTTTAATCACTATTCCTAAAAAAGAACTTATTTTCAAATATTTGGTTTTATACTTTTTAATTTTTTTTGCGTTAGATAAGTTAGATTACCCCCTTGAAGTTGCTACGACCGCCACTAAATTAAATAATTCAATTGGATTCTTGTACTTGAAATATCAAAAGACATACTTATAACCTCTGTTGCCACATGCTTTTATTTATTTCATAGCAAAAACATTTTTCATATTTCGGATATGCTTTTAATTTTGGATGCTTAAATTCTCCTATCTTTTTCATCCCTATTTTTTTCATCACATTTTCCGATTGTGAATTTTTTGCTGTACATGTCGAAATGATCTTCTTTAGATTTAGTTTGTTAAATGCGAACTCAAGACATTTTATAGCTCCTTCGGTTGCATATCCATTTCCCCAACTACTTTTTTTTAAACGCCAACCAATATCTGTTGCAGGGGTAAAATCGGTTTTGTAATCTTGATAGGCGAAACCTATAAATCCAATTAATTCTCCTGTTTTAATAATTTCGGTTGCAAAGTAATTGTAACCATTTTTTTCATAATGCTTTTGCTGTCGGTCTATAAAATCAGACGTTTCTTTTTCCGTTAAAGGTTTAGGAAAATGTTCCATCACATCTATATCGGCATTTATTTTTGCAAATTGATGTAGATCCTTTTTAGTCCAATTACGAAACCCTAGTCGTTCAGATGTAAATAGATACTTTTCTTTCAATGTGATTGTGTTTTTTAAATTCAGTTATAGCCCCATCAAAGTGTTTTAAAACGCTGTGTTTCTATAAAGAGCTACAGCTGTTTTTCAACATTTTTTCTAAGAAGAATAACCCAATCTGTGTTTTTTTTAGTAGCAGAAAGTTCTTTAGGTATTGCCAATGAGCGTATTCCACCACCAGAGATTGATTTAACAGAAGCTGTTTGTAATGGACCTCCAGTCAATGGATTATACCATTGTATTTGAAAATCACCCGAGGCTTCTCTCAAGTCAATGGTATATCTGCCTAATTTTGGTAGGTATACCGCATATATTTCATTCACTTTTCTTATACAATATGCCTCTTTTGAATTGATTAAACTATGCTTGGGCTGCATTTCCCAATAAGGTAAATAGGTATTGAAAAATACTTTTGCATGGTTGGTTATTTCCCAAAGATGATCTCTTTGTCTCCAATCTTCAGAAGTTAAGTCATTGTGTGGTTGTTTAGCACCGAAATACCATTCAACACCAGCGGCACCTGACATCAGTGTTCCCCAAAGGGCATAATGTCGTAATGAAAAATGATTAGCGTCTTGAGTGTCTGTTAGAGCACCCGTATGCCACATACCAATTTCGTCCATGGTAATAAGCCAATCTTGACCGGCAGCTTTTGATTTTTTTCTCCATGTTTCTACAACAGTACTTGCCTCTTCACGTTTTGCTTGTTGTAAGGATAGGCCATCTAAGTCTTTAAACCCAAGTATATCATTGAGAATGTCTTCTCTTAACGGATCTTCAGAATGTGTGTGCAGTAGTACGGGGTGTTGGTAAGGGTCTGTTTCTTTTAAAAATGTAGCCATTGCTTTTCGTTGCTTATCATTTTGACCAATAGGAGACCAAGAAGCGGGGCCGTTTTCTTCTCCTAAATTCCAAACTAAAGCGAGGTGATGTCCAAAACGGGCAATGAGTTCTCTAAAATATAGTTGGCGTAATGGGCCAGTATTTCCATGATCAAGCATGGTTTCATTCTCGGTTTCTTGTAAAACCATATGCAGTACTATTCCTTTAGATTGCATATGTTGAAATACGATTTCCCATTGTTCTAGCTTACTAACGTCAAAACGAGTAAAATTATCTGGAGTAACATAAGGCCATACATCTTTACCATCTCCTAAAATGTTTAATGTTAAAAAATAAGCAGAATTCATTCCTTTTGATGACAGATAGTTAATTGCTCCAACAAGAGACTTTCCTTTACCCTTTTTCCATGACGGGTCACCTGTTTTCCAGTCTTTTAAATGTGGAGCATATGTGTGTATGTTTTCAGTTGCCGCGGCCTCTCCTTCTCTAGCTTCAGATTTCATACGATAGGTATCGTCAAAATCTACATAACCCAATAAGTTTTCAGGACTATTAGTACCTACTTTTAACCAATAATCATTTGTGTTACGAAATTTGAAATAACCTTTATGAGCTTCTAGTCTTCCTTTTCCTCTGAAGTCATCTCCTTCTTTATCAGAATTTACAATTATAAAGTTGCCTTTTGCATTCGTCATTGGTATAAGATCACCAATAGTTAAGTCGTCAGTTAACGCAATGCTATCTCCTTTATGAAGTTTCGCAGTGTACGTCCATTTTCCAATTTTATTAGGCGTAAACCGAACGTTCCATATTTTTCCTGTTTTAGCACTCGTTTCAGCAGCATCCCCATCTGCAGCGTAAAACCCTCGTATGGTTTGCTTGCTATCTTCATGTTGAAATTCAACACTTAAGCGATAGTTTAGAAAAGGATTTATAGCATCGGTTTCGGAGGTTTCAGGACCTTCAAAAGGGATGGTCAGTGTATTGTATTGTTGATAAACAGGTGTCGTATCAGCAATTTCAGTCAATGGTGTTGCGTTTCCCTTAGGGAGTTGTAAACGTTCAATGGTAGTCAGTTCTGGTTCTCCACCGCGTTTTCCACATCCTGAAGCGGTATATACATAATCACCAATAACGGCAAGTCCAGAGCCATGTCGTCCTTGATTTAAAGACGGCCATTTACTCCATAGTTTTGTTTTTGTATTATAAGCTTCTACTTGATTGTGAGCCGCTTCTTGTACCATACTTTCACCACCAGCTATAACAATAGATCCATTCCAAGCAAGGGCAGAATTACCTGCTCGCATAGTGGGTATTGCGGTATCGTTAGTTACGGGTTCCCATTTTTGAGTCAGAAAGTTATAGGTATTGCCATGGTTCACTGTTAGTGAAAAATCTTCTTTAGTTATTCTTGAGGTAGTGCGACCAGCAAAAGCATACAGTTTGTCATTGATTACCATTGTTTGATAATGGTCGCGTGCATTAGGTGCGTCTGTCAACGTTTTCCATTCTTTAGTTTTAGGATTGTATTCATCAAACCAAGGTTTAAAACCATTCATATGTCCATTAATAATACCACCAACAAGGTAAATCTTGTCTTTATAAACAACAGCACCGGCACCACCTCGTTTTCGGTGTTTTGGAATAGAATCACCATAAACATATTCATCACGTTCAGGATAGTAAATAATAATTTGATCCACAGGCTTTTCATTTGGCCATTGTCCGGTCATTGCTCCAATAATATAAATTGCATCACCATATACTACAGGTTGAAAATGATGCAATTCAATTGGAGAAGGTGACTTTTCAGTCCATGTATTGGTGCTCGGGTCAAATTCTGAAGTAGGATTGATTCTACGACCGCCCATTAAGTATAGTTTTGATTTGTAAGCTACAAAACCAGCTTCATGTCTCGCGGTAGGTTCTCCATTTGTTGTTATCGTTTCCCATTTCCAATTATCTGGAGTTGCTTTTTCACAACCTTGATAAACAAGTGCTGTAATTAGAAAAATAGCAAACAAAAAGTATTTTAAATTGTGTTTCATAAAAAGTTAATAATGAGTGTGATATGGAATATTTGTTAGTTGAAGTAACGTTTGTTTTATGGTTTGAGTGTAAGCTACTAAATTAACAAATAAAACACGTACTAGAAAATTCACAGCAACTTTTGCTATTGTTTTAAATAAAAGAAAATAGATTTCTGGATTAAACTTTTAGGTATTTTATTTTGAATCACTTCGTAATGATAAAGGGTAGCAGTTTTACTCTTTTC
The nucleotide sequence above comes from Aureibaculum algae. Encoded proteins:
- a CDS encoding GNAT family N-acetyltransferase; the protein is MKEKYLFTSERLGFRNWTKKDLHQFAKINADIDVMEHFPKPLTEKETSDFIDRQQKHYEKNGYNYFATEIIKTGELIGFIGFAYQDYKTDFTPATDIGWRLKKSSWGNGYATEGAIKCLEFAFNKLNLKKIISTCTAKNSQSENVMKKIGMKKIGEFKHPKLKAYPKYEKCFCYEINKSMWQQRL
- a CDS encoding Kelch repeat-containing protein, coding for MKHNLKYFLFAIFLITALVYQGCEKATPDNWKWETITTNGEPTARHEAGFVAYKSKLYLMGGRRINPTSEFDPSTNTWTEKSPSPIELHHFQPVVYGDAIYIIGAMTGQWPNEKPVDQIIIYYPERDEYVYGDSIPKHRKRGGAGAVVYKDKIYLVGGIINGHMNGFKPWFDEYNPKTKEWKTLTDAPNARDHYQTMVINDKLYAFAGRTTSRITKEDFSLTVNHGNTYNFLTQKWEPVTNDTAIPTMRAGNSALAWNGSIVIAGGESMVQEAAHNQVEAYNTKTKLWSKWPSLNQGRHGSGLAVIGDYVYTASGCGKRGGEPELTTIERLQLPKGNATPLTEIADTTPVYQQYNTLTIPFEGPETSETDAINPFLNYRLSVEFQHEDSKQTIRGFYAADGDAAETSAKTGKIWNVRFTPNKIGKWTYTAKLHKGDSIALTDDLTIGDLIPMTNAKGNFIIVNSDKEGDDFRGKGRLEAHKGYFKFRNTNDYWLKVGTNSPENLLGYVDFDDTYRMKSEAREGEAAATENIHTYAPHLKDWKTGDPSWKKGKGKSLVGAINYLSSKGMNSAYFLTLNILGDGKDVWPYVTPDNFTRFDVSKLEQWEIVFQHMQSKGIVLHMVLQETENETMLDHGNTGPLRQLYFRELIARFGHHLALVWNLGEENGPASWSPIGQNDKQRKAMATFLKETDPYQHPVLLHTHSEDPLREDILNDILGFKDLDGLSLQQAKREEASTVVETWRKKSKAAGQDWLITMDEIGMWHTGALTDTQDANHFSLRHYALWGTLMSGAAGVEWYFGAKQPHNDLTSEDWRQRDHLWEITNHAKVFFNTYLPYWEMQPKHSLINSKEAYCIRKVNEIYAVYLPKLGRYTIDLREASGDFQIQWYNPLTGGPLQTASVKSISGGGIRSLAIPKELSATKKNTDWVILLRKNVEKQL